The Tessaracoccus aquimaris sequence CGAGATCCACACCCTCGTCGGAGCCGGCGCCGCCGAGGGCGCGATCGACGCCGCCAGCATCCTCAAGCCGATGCTGGCTCGTGGCGAGCTGCAGACCATCGGCGCCACCACGCTGGACGAGTACCGCAAGCACATCGAGAAGGATGCGGCGCTCGAGCGTCGCTTCCAGCCGATCCAGGTCGCCGAGCCGTCGGTGGCGCTGACCGTCGACATCCTCAAGGGCCTGCGTGACCGCTACGAGGCGCACCACCGGATCACCATCACCGACGAGGCCCTTGCGGCCGCGGCGACGATGGCCGACCGCTACATCCAGGACCGGTTCCTGCCAGACAAGGCGATCGACCTGATCGACGAGGCGGGCGCCCGGTTGCGCATCCAGCGCATGACGGCCCCGCCGGACCTGCGCGAGTACGACGAGGCCATCGCCTCGAACAAGCTCGAGAAGGACGCCGCGATCGACGCTCAGGACTTCGAGCGCGCCGCACGGCTGCGTGACGAGGAGCAGAAGCTCCGCGCGCAGCGGGCAGAGCGCGAGGAGGCCTGGAAGCAGGGCGACTCCGACATCCCCGCCGTCGTCGGCGAGGAGGAGATCGCCGTCGTGCTCTCCGGGTCGACGGGCATCCCGGTGTTCAAGCTCACGGAGGAGGAGTCCCAGCGGCTGCTCCGCATGGAGCAGGAGCTCGGGAAGCGCTACATCGGGCAGGAGGACGCCGTCAAGGCGCTGTCGCGTTCGATCCGACGCACCCGCGCTGGCCTGAAGGATCCGAAGCGACCCAGCGGCTCGTTCATCTTCGCCGGCCCGTCCGGCGTCGGAAAGACCGAGCTGACCAAGGCGCTCACCGAGTTCCTGTTCGGCGACGAGGACGCGCTCATCACGCTCGACATGAGCGAGTACTCCGAGAAGCACACCGCGTCCCGGATGTTCGGCTCGCCTCCCGGTTACGTCGGCTACGAAGAGGGCGGCCAGCTCACCGAGAAGGTGCGCCGCAAGCCGTTCTCCGTCGTCCTGTTCGACGAGATCGAGAAGGCCCACCCGGACATCTTCAACTCGCTGCTGCAGATCCTTGACGAGGGTCGACTGACCGACGCCCAGGGCCGCGTGGTCGACTTCAAGAACACGGTCATCGTCATGACGACCAACCTCGGAACGCGCGACATCTCGAGGTCCGTGAACCTGGGCTTCGCGAAGGCAGGCGACACGGCGTCCAGCTACGAGAAGATGAAGGCGAAGGTCTCGGACGAGCTGAAGCAGCACTTCCGTCCCGAGTTCCTGAACCGCGTCGACGAGATCGTCGTGTTCCACCAGTTGTCGCAGGCCGACATCGAGCGGATCGTCGACCTGATGGTCGCGCAGATCGAGTCGCGTCTGAAGGACAAGGACATGGGCATCGAACTGACGCCCGCGGCCAAGACGCTGATCGCCAAGCGCGGGTTCGACCCGGTGCTCGGTGCCCGGCCGCTGCGTCGCGCCCTGCAGCGCGACGTCGAGGACATGCTGGCCGAGAAGATCCTGTTCGGGGAGCTGTCTGCTGGCCAGATCGTCCAGGTCGACGTCGCGGAGGAGGGGTCGGAGAACGCGTTCAAGTTCACCGGCGTCGCCAAGGCCGACGTCGCGGAACTGGAGCCGGCCGCCGAGGGCGACCAGGGCTGATCCGGCTGAAGACATGAGGGGCGGGCCACTTCGGTGGTCCGCCTCCGTCATGCCCCGGGCGCGGTGGATCGCCCGGTCGGCGTCAGCCGAGCAGCCTGGCCAGCGTGACGGCGATCGCGATGGCCGCCGCCCCGAAGACGACGGCGGCGACGATGGCGGGCAGCAGCCCGTCCGCGAGCCGCACCACGCCCGCCTTGAGTGATCTGTGCGCGTACCGGTAGCGCGCATTGGCGCGTACCCCGACGAAGATGCCAACGGCGGCCCCGATCAGGGCGAAGGACCACGCCCAGACGCCGAGAGACTGCACCTCGATGCGGGCGTAGACCAGCGATCCGACGGCCAGCGAGATGGCCGTGCGCTGCCAGGCGAGGCTGGTGCGCTCCGGCTGCAGGCCAGGGTCGAACGGCTCGTCCTTCATCGCAGCAGGTACGCCAGGAGGACGAGGACGCCCGCGAGGGTGACGCAGAGCGCGAGCGGAAGGCCGAAGGGGGAGGCGGGGAGCGCGGTGTTGTTGC is a genomic window containing:
- a CDS encoding ATP-dependent Clp protease ATP-binding subunit, producing MFERFTDRARRVIVLAQDEAKLLNHNFIGTEHILLGLIHEGEGVAAKALESLGIELEAVRQQVEEIIGQGQQVPTGHIPFTPRAKKVLELSLREALQMNHNYIGTEHILLGLIREGEGVAAQVLIKLGADLGRVRSTVLQLITGYQGRETSMSGAPESSPEKGNSQILDQFGRNLTQAARENQLDPVIGRTHEIERVMTVLSRRTKNNPVLIGEPGVGKTAVVEGLAQAIVRGDVPETLRDKQIYTLDLGALVAGSRYRGDFEERLKKVLKEIKTRGDIMLFIDEIHTLVGAGAAEGAIDAASILKPMLARGELQTIGATTLDEYRKHIEKDAALERRFQPIQVAEPSVALTVDILKGLRDRYEAHHRITITDEALAAAATMADRYIQDRFLPDKAIDLIDEAGARLRIQRMTAPPDLREYDEAIASNKLEKDAAIDAQDFERAARLRDEEQKLRAQRAEREEAWKQGDSDIPAVVGEEEIAVVLSGSTGIPVFKLTEEESQRLLRMEQELGKRYIGQEDAVKALSRSIRRTRAGLKDPKRPSGSFIFAGPSGVGKTELTKALTEFLFGDEDALITLDMSEYSEKHTASRMFGSPPGYVGYEEGGQLTEKVRRKPFSVVLFDEIEKAHPDIFNSLLQILDEGRLTDAQGRVVDFKNTVIVMTTNLGTRDISRSVNLGFAKAGDTASSYEKMKAKVSDELKQHFRPEFLNRVDEIVVFHQLSQADIERIVDLMVAQIESRLKDKDMGIELTPAAKTLIAKRGFDPVLGARPLRRALQRDVEDMLAEKILFGELSAGQIVQVDVAEEGSENAFKFTGVAKADVAELEPAAEGDQG
- a CDS encoding DUF202 domain-containing protein; amino-acid sequence: MKDEPFDPGLQPERTSLAWQRTAISLAVGSLVYARIEVQSLGVWAWSFALIGAAVGIFVGVRANARYRYAHRSLKAGVVRLADGLLPAIVAAVVFGAAAIAIAVTLARLLG